A window of Zingiber officinale cultivar Zhangliang chromosome 5A, Zo_v1.1, whole genome shotgun sequence contains these coding sequences:
- the LOC121981558 gene encoding uncharacterized protein LOC121981558, producing MASESDQPSHPPAPSAPVFTLFIDSNIDTHIALSVPPADTVADVKRKIMIEHMLCFPDVGQVTIQALKVKRRGAFYHLSDTMPVRCAFDGSKGTWFLHADVIAKASSEHQGDNTEHVVDDNNKQFGGDFQLQVKLSEHLNEDGPLNKTDFYIDDNMNFHENQCKLTDHTGFSVPKPMSCQIESLVDMANDQLAAANQNADGFIQSCHLERQEIDKDAQLHALEPIEQEAELPTISNPDMFADQVKGKKLEKLSGSEVLENTISTDVLKEETSKKRSDVEDLHLDSGMASLSLPEELSGNLHDGDSTLMERLTNDKKKRKKKSRSSRSKLAEADYTVPSDNDIRDFFDSAKEQNNEKQPALEKSDVIGFVSDVMKNNNEHSADEDSVPVDTSKRRKLSPDIDNERLPKISESNHFSSMDSMAVGTHTLPVNVTLSSPEELSHTLPDADSSIIEHLTDDKRKKKKRRQSSKSQTDFPIPTDNHVKIFPSIGTEQIMEDGVTSETIETIGFVPEVKVGNNEGTTVDNHKDMINKLVGTTEKASENVVSLKVENSSKRIASTDFSSESMVKGEHSTQISSMAGKMVESDAEKVVFANSRKNIVEEYNVAPVIKEADPFSNTRKKRSRKSLSKDVSNINEPAESANKEKEAPSRDDTAKLELEKPFADNDGKSHSIRTKKSKKSDSKNVPRDVSDINEAAELAINRKEAPDQYDTTKLQSENPCAGDDGKSHSKRTRKSEKVESKKLSKDVPNINEPARFANNQKTDLSQDDTAKVQSENPSADNEGKSCRRRTRQSEKSDSKNLSKDVSDINEPAELANNRKEAPDQCDTSKLQLENPSAGDDGKSHSKSTRKSEKVDSKKLSKDVPDINEPAGFANNRKEALSQDDIAKLLSENPSADNDGKPCRRRTRQSEKSDPKNLSKDVSNANGPAELANNQKEAPDQYDTAKLQSENPSAGDDGKSNSKRTRKSEKVDSKKLSKDVPNIIEPAGFTNNRKEALGHDDTAKLQSEPSADNDGKSCRTRTRQSEKVDSMNFKSGNSISVHSSVNLAKSYDKDKSNQDQQALRDSTFPTKSDDKKSRRKKKKSSNVVLQDNEPHPNDSSNSLVGKSAGDTARLSKEPNPLATDDKAAASGISVKGHDHGKGGASSTILENLTELLPKNIASQGTEESVEAHQDEKFPGVDNNEINFIAVFPPNSIQDEPGVSADQVLPAETKPKKQPKSKRKNKSNKHESAHVFAYPSESEKLDVKKSSTNCGLVKQDSADPSGKSSFELCQKGKEHNDSFNLTADSTRDDGTISSDYMSHVESVKQTIEANRSDTYHQISESQFQNGNHAHYSNEKTFLKSATESHVQVEKEENFNLGLHAVQNQSKPSVGTIDEETHAGLAASSDSTEENTPVQTKRYRLAVRKVPRSMGKKSNNHEPKTSFLIPSAIFDNAVDESSEDDLIFRNSEATAAILDSSSTDSEGSKTPEHHGKHEGSDGEDIFLSQSSIISTKNMPLDTILKSSSSYKKAKLLASQSQADDSESQPVDVVLSTQPEY from the exons ATGGCGTCGGAATCGGACCAACCCTCTCATCCTCCGGCGCCGTCCGCCCCGGTTTTCACCCTATTTATCGATTCCAACATCGACACTCACATCGCCTTGTCCGTACCCCCTGCCGACACCGTCGCCGACGTCAAGC GAAAAATTATGATTGAGCACATGCTATGCTTTCCAGATGTTGGTCAAGTAACAATCCAGGCACTGAAG GTGAAACGCAGAGGTGCCTTCTATCATTTATCAGACACCATGCCTGTCAGATGTGCTTTTGATGGGAGTAAGGGTACTTGGTTTCTTCATGCTGATGTTATTGCTAAAGCAAGCTCAGAACACCAAGGTGACAACACAGAACATGTTGTAGATGATAATAATAAGCAATTCGGTGGGGACTTTCAGCTTCAAGTGAAGCTTAGTGAACATTTGAATGAGGATGGGCCACTGAACAAAACCGACTTTTACATTGATGACAATATGAATTTCCATGAGAATCAATGCAAATTGACTGATCATACTGGTTTTTCAGTACCCAAACCTATGAGTTGCCAAATTGAAAGCCTTGTAGATATGGCTAATGATCAGCTTGCTGCTGCTAATCAGAATGCAGATGGCTTCATCCAATCGTGTCACCTAGAGAGGCAGGAAATTGATAAGGATGCTCAGTTGCATGCATTAGAACCGATTGAACAAGAAGCTGAATTGCCCACAATTTCTAATCCTGATATGTTTGCTGATCAAGTCAAAGGCAAGAAACTAGAAAAATTATCTGGATCTGAAGTTTTGGAGAATACTATCTCTACTGATGTCCTCAAGGAAGAGACATCTAAAAAGCGGAGTGATGTTGAAGATTTGCATTTAGACTCGGGCATGGCTAGTTTATCTCTCCCAGAAGAGTTGTCTGGTAATTTACATGATGGTGACTCTACTTTGATGGAACGCCTAACAAATGATAAAAAGAAACGAAAGAAGAAAAGTCGGTCATCTAGGTCAAAACTAGCTGAAGCTGACTACACGGTGCCATCGGATAATGACATCAGAGATTTTTTCGACAGTGCTAAGGAACAAAACAATGAAAAACAACCTGCACTGGAGAAGAGTGATGTCATTGGTTTTGTTTCTGATGTTATGAAAAATAATAACGAACATTCTGCTGATGAAGATTCTGTACCAGTGGACACTTCCAAAAGAAGAAAACTTTCACCGGATATTGACAATGAAAGATTGCCAAAAATTTCAGAATCGAATCACTTTTCAAGCATGGATAGCATGGCGGTTGGGACTCATACACTTCCGGTCAACGTTACTTTGTCTTCTCCAGAAGAATTGTCTCATACGTTACCTGATGCTGACTCTAGCATAATAGAACATCTCACTGATgataaaagaaagaagaaaaagagaagacaGTCATCTAAGTCTCAAACTGATTTTCCTATTCCTACGGATAACCATGTAAAAATCTTTCCTAGCATTGGTACAGAACAGATCATGGAAGATGGAGTCACATCAGAAACTATTGAGACTATTGGTTTTGTTCCTGAAGTTAAGGTAGGCAATAATGAAGGGACAACTGTGGACAACCACAAAGATATGATAAATAAGTTAGTTGGCACAACTGAGAAAGCTTCTGAAAATGTAGTTTCTCTAAAGGTAGAAAATTCCTCAAAAAGAATTGCCAGTACAGATTTCAGCAGTGAAAGTATGGTAAAAGGTGAACATTCCACTCAGATCTCAAGCATGGCAGGCAAGATGGTTGAGTCTGATGCTGAAAAAGTTGTCTTTGCTAATAGTCGTAAGAATATCGTTGAAGAATACAATGTTGCACCTGTTATAAAAGAAGCAGATCCATTTAGCAATACCAGAaaaaaaagatcaagaaaaagctTATCTAAAGATGTATCAAATATCAATGAGCCTGCAGAATCTGCCAACAAGGAGAAAGAAGCTCCGAGTCGAGATGATACGGCAAAGTTAGAGTTAGAAAAACCTTTTGCTGATAATGATGGAAAATCACATAGCATAAGGacaaaaaaatctaagaaaagtGATTCAAAAAACGTACCTAGAGATGTATCAGATATCAATGAGGCTGCAGAACTTGCCATTAATCGGAAAGAAGCTCCCGATCAATATGATACCACAAAGTTACAGTCAGAAAACCCTTGTGCTGGTGATGATGGAAAGTCACATAGCAAGAGGACAAGAAAATCTGAGAAAGTTGAATCAAAAAAGTTATCTAAAGATGTACCAAATATCAATGAGCCTGCAAGATTTGCCAATAACCAGAAAACAGATCTCAGTCAAGATGATACTGCAAAAGTACAGTCAGAAAACCCTTCTGCGGATAATGAAGGAAAGTCATGTCGGAGGAGGACAAGACAATCTGAGAAAAGTGATTCAAAAAACTTATCTAAAGATGTATCAGATATCAATGAGCCTGCAGAACTTGCCAATAATCGGAAAGAAGCTCCTGATCAATGTGATACATCAAAGTTACAGTTGGAAAACCCTTCTGCTGGTGATGATGGAAAGTCACATAGCAAGAGTACAAGAAAATCTGAGAAAGTTGATTCAAAAAAGTTATCTAAAGATGTACCTGATATCAATGAGCCTGCAGGATTTGCCAATAACCGGAAAGAAGCTCTCAGTCAAGATGATATTGCAAAGTTACTGTCAGAAAACCCTTCTGCTGATAATGATGGAAAGCCATGTCGCAGGAGGACAAGACAATCTGAGAAAAGTGATCCAAAAAACTTATCTAAAGATGTATCCAATGCCAATGGACCTGCAGAACTTGCCAATAATCAGAAAGAAGCTCCTGATCAATATGATACCGCAAAATTACAGTCAGAAAACCCTTCTGCTGGTGATGATGGAAAGTCAAATAGCAAGAGGACAAGAAAATCTGAGAAAGTTGATTCAAAAAAGTTATCTAAAGATGTACCAAATATCATTGAGCCTGCAGGATTTACCAATAACCGGAAAGAAGCTCTTGGTCATGATGATACTGCAAAGTTACAGTCAGAACCTTCTGCTGATAATGATGGAAAGTCATGTCGCACGAGGACACGACAATCTGAGAAAGTTGATTCTATGAATTTTAAATCTGGTAATTCTATATCTGTTCATTCTTCAGTAAACCTAGCAAAAAGCTACGACAAGGACAAATCAAATCAAGACCAACAAGCATTGAGAGATTCAACATTTCCTACTAAATCTGATGATAAAAAGTCACGCCGCAAGAAGAAAAAATCTTCCAATGTTGTACTTCAAGATAATGAACCTCATCCAAACGACTCTTCTAACTCTCTGGTTGGCAAAAGTGCTGGGGACACTGCCAGATTAAGTAAAGAACCTAACCCACTAGCTACTGATGACAAAGCTGCAGCTTCTGGAATCTCCGTAAAAGGACATGATCATGGAAAAGGTGGAGCTTCAAGCACCATTCTGGAAAATCTAACCGAGCTACTTCCAAAGAATATTGCTTCTCAAGGAACTGAAGAATCTGTGGAAGCACATCAAGATGAGAAATTTCCTGGTGTTGACAATAATGAAATTAACTTTATTGCTGTGTTTCCTCCAAATTCCATCCAGGATGAACCTGGTGTTTCTGCTGATCAAGTTCTGCCAGCTGAGACTAAACCCAAGAAACAACCTAAGAGCAAGAGGAAAAACAAGTCAAACAAGCATGAGTCAGCTCATGTTTTTGCTTATCCTTCAGAATCAGAGAAGCTGGATGTGAAAAAAAGTAGCACTAATTGTGGCCTGGTCAAGCAGGATTCAGCTGATCCATCTGGCAAGTCTAGTTTTGAGCTTTGCCAGAAAGGAAAAGAACATAATGATTCTTTTAATCTGACAGCTGATTCTACTAGGGATGATGGTACTATTTCATCTGACTATATGTCTCATGTTGAAAGTGTTAAGCAGACGATCGAAGCCAATAGATCAGACACTTACCACCAGATATCAGAATCACAGTTTCAGAATGGCAATCATGCCCACTACTCCAATGAGAAGACCTTTCTGAAGAGTGCGACTGAATCTCATGTCCAAGTGGAaaaggaagaaaattttaatttagggcTACATGCAGTTCAGAACCAGTCTAAGCCTTCTGTTGGCACCATTGATGAGGAAACACATGCTGGTCTTGCCGCTTCAAGTGACAGTACAGAGGAAAACACACCAGTTCAAACTAAAAGATACAGGCTTGCAGTTAGGAAAGTTCCTAGAAGTATGGGGAAGAAATCAAACAATCATGAACCAAAGACCTCTTTTCTAATCCCAAGTGCCATATTTGATAATGCTGTGGATGAAAGTTCTGAGGATGATCTTATTTTCAGGAATAGTGAAGCAACAGCAGCCATCTTGGATTCTTCATCAACCGACTCAGAAG